The following is a genomic window from Thalassophryne amazonica chromosome 14, fThaAma1.1, whole genome shotgun sequence.
ACACTAACActaaaatgtattttattgtgGAATATGAATTTAAGATGTGTTTCCATGAAACCTGTTTGTCTGTGTAGATCCTGGCCTGGAAGGTGGTGAGCACTCAGAAGATGAGTGAATTTGAAGAAGAGATGCTCATCCAGGAAATCAACCTTCTGAGGGAGCTCCAGCATCCAAACATCGTAAAGTGCTACGATCACTTCATAGACCACCAGAACAAAACGGTCTACATAGTGATGGAGTACTGTGTGGGTGGAAGTCTGGACAGTGTGATCAAAgactgcaccaaacaaaagtaaAAACATCAAACGTTATTTTCTCTTGGCTTTGCATCATTTCAGAAAGTCTTGACTTCTGTGCTCTGTAGCAGTGTCTGCAGTATTAACTGTCTCTCTCTTCATCCCAACAGGAGTTTCCTGTCCGAGGAATACATTCTTCGGGTTTTGGTGCAGCTTACGTCGGCCCTGAAGCTCTGCCACAGACGCCCTGATGGCAGCATTGTTCTTCACCAGGACCTTAAACCAGCCAATGTTTTCTTGGACAAGGACTTCAGTGTCAAGCTGGGTGACTTTGGGCTGGCACACATCCTCCCCAGCAGGAATGATTACATCAAGGCATATGATGGGACCGTGAAGTACATGTGTCCAGTGAGTTATTTTTCTTGTCTGTTTCTTTTTGAACTTCCTTCTTGTCAGGAGAAGTTCTCAGAGATTTTGAGGTTCGGTTCAATGCAGAGCACAAAGGGATCTTCCTCAGTAACAGTGGTCCTGTCTACACTCGTGGATATGACATGGTCACCATTAGTTTACTAATTTTAACCCGGACCCCAACCATAACCTCAAAAATTCCCTAAAACCCCAGAATCAAATAGAAAACCATCACTTCATGAACACCAGAAATAAtttttgccccctttaacatcaatgacagcttggagtcttttgtggtagttggagaaattgtgcaccagTTGTATCAccagttctacagcttcatgatgaagtggtatagaggaggactttcttaaaaaagaagacctgaaagtttagctacaaattgccagaaggtacatctgagatgcaagccgagatttgatctgttttggtgaaagaatatccttctccggtctactccactatgaaacgaagagtggagatacaaaatgtaaaatttgCACTGTACACAAGTTCTCCAATCAGTCACatcagcctataacttcttctgggttgtctgggtgtctttcctcactctgctccgtcttgcacagtcactcagtttttgagaactatctactccaggggtggccaagtttggtcctcgagagccacattcctgacactcttagttgtctccctgctccaacacacctgaatccaatgaaaggctcattaaaagtctgctaatgagtctttcattggattcaggtgtgttggagcagggagacaactaagagtgtcaggaatgtggctcttgaggaccgaacttggccacccctgatctactccatgcagactgaccatagagtgccacactgtttgtatttcttctagCAACTAGCAACCCCTAGTGGTCCCTGAGTATATTTGTAAAATAGTTTTGTGCTCTATCTAGTGTTTCTCACACTGTTTAAATGTGACTTCAAAGTCTAATAGATAGTAATATACAGTTGTAAAATCCTACTGAGTGGTCAGCAGATCTATTGTTTTTAGACATTCGTGGAGTTTGGTGGTCTGTTTGAGACACACTGACCTGCACCTTTAACCGTGGCTGTGGGTGGGGAAGCTTCACGTTCCATCACCATATCTAATAAGAGAAAACAATGAGGAAGGCCCACTTGGTTTCTGCCCAAACCTGTTATTCGAGTTAGTGAGGTCAGGTCAAGAGGTCAGGCCAACTGCTCCTAAAATCTGGGATTACGCTTCAGGAAATAACAAAATTCTGAAGAACAACACAAAGTGTCATATTGTAAATGTGGAACATTGAACATGAAATTGTGCAGATCTCCTAAacttgtttcctttttttttccccaggaaAAATTAAACGAGACTTTTTATCACGAGAAGTCTGACATCTGGTCTCTGGGGTGTCTGATTTATGAGCTGTGTGCAAAAAGGTAAGTTCTGAAAATTACAGCTGAGCTGATTTTGAAGACTTTGATAACAATAAAGCTGCATAACGTTTTGATGAATTTCTCCTCTTCAGGCTTCCATTTAATGCCCCCAGTGGAAAACTGCAGGACTGTGTCAACCGCGGGGCGTTCAAACGAATCCCAGCCCAGTACTCTGACCAGCTGAACGCCCTGATCAGGGACATGCTGCAAGTCGTGGTGAGATAAACGTTTATTTACTGCACTGTTATTTTAGACATTCACATCTGTCATTTTCACACCAGCTTATAAGAACATGTTTTATCTGTGACCTCGTGGATTTGATGAGGGGTGGGAACAAATCTGAACCAACTCAGTCTGAAAGGAAGCTCATCACAATGATGTAATTGGCTCAAAGACGTCACCATACAATCAGCATCTTGAGGAGATCCACATTAAAACCTCTGCAGTGATCCTGGTTTATGTTTGTGGGTTTAACCTGCGACATGTGGTCAGGTGACCTTTGAGGAGTTCTGCAGAACTCATGGAGCTTTTTAAACATTCAGTTTCTGTTGTTAAAACCATTGTTCTGACTGATTTATGATGTTGTTGGATCACATCCCAAATGAAAAATGGTTCTCTTTCTAGGACTTTCTGAGGCCTTCCGCTGAAGACATCCTCAGCAGCAGACTCCTGGCTGATCACAGAGCCGGTGACTTGGATCAACTTCTTCATCCATCCACGTCAGCTGCAGGCCTGAAGCCCAGGGACCAACAAGAGGCCACACCAAATAAGTGGAAGCGGAGGCTGGACACTGAGGATCATCAAGCTAGCAAACGGAGACGAGAAGGTCAGTGATGTCACCAACAACCAAAGAGGTTCTGTTTTCAGTGGCAACTATTTGTTTGTCAGTTTGCTGGATTACTCATATTATGAATCAGTCTCCACAAAGCCTGCTCAAATCATCTATTCTTCCTAATTATTACCCTCAAAacacagtacgaggtctgttagaaaagtatcagacctttttatttttggcaataaccttatggatttgaatcacgtgtgattgcatcagccaagcttgaaccttcgtgcgcatgtgtgagttttttcacgcctgtcggttgcgtcattcgcctgtgagcaggctttgagtgagcactggtccaccccc
Proteins encoded in this region:
- the LOC117524303 gene encoding serine/threonine-protein kinase Nek2-like — encoded protein: MSFIKDFEVLATVGSGAFGKCQKIRRKSDRKILAWKVVSTQKMSEFEEEMLIQEINLLRELQHPNIVKCYDHFIDHQNKTVYIVMEYCVGGSLDSVIKDCTKQKSFLSEEYILRVLVQLTSALKLCHRRPDGSIVLHQDLKPANVFLDKDFSVKLGDFGLAHILPSRNDYIKAYDGTVKYMCPEKLNETFYHEKSDIWSLGCLIYELCAKRLPFNAPSGKLQDCVNRGAFKRIPAQYSDQLNALIRDMLQVVDFLRPSAEDILSSRLLADHRAGDLDQLLHPSTSAAGLKPRDQQEATPNKWKRRLDTEDHQASKRRREGLCDFS